A part of Melittangium boletus DSM 14713 genomic DNA contains:
- a CDS encoding methyl-accepting chemotaxis protein yields the protein MALSTAPAISQAQTPTLEVGRIAWRLFFLQQLNLFTSLPCAIYIVLLIAQIPPEQAAVAMMPIPVFALLCGIAAPLGLVWWLTHRAFAVNPGDAPGARLVRLLKLPQLLEVSILSVYILGNSAYLLWLALRLDKPLYIVPWGSGVILVMMMLVMIWTRVFIQRQLMPHAVEEFFRAPQARLPDSHGVFWPRQSWYLPYCFALFVTCTVFSLGSIVVRMGMDLYAELVRALPVALLASVNEAISNFLSEASLPLFLVSLYMLVTSACAAWLLTRQQEQGTLAVRDSIEGFANGAPRMPAWVTTDETGDLSRATARAYHKLRDFSLSLDRTASRLGSSASQLHHANSQQNEAITRQAAALQQAQETAKEIQETSRMTSQKAEAILQQTARFQELGERGEATIHQSIEGLQAIHTQVGSMADNIRELNVRAREIDSIARVVKDLTTRSNMLALNAAIESVRSGEHGKGFGVVAREIRLMADQSSKAAGEVRDMLTGLTEAIRRTVELTEKGAETVSTSVEQVKATGDSLRSLTTLVHDSVNSVRQISATVGQQDTGVTQIFEAINDLSGIMVDTLTQLGEMDEVSRSVTEVAKDVHGLITQHGWEQQGSAH from the coding sequence ATGGCGTTGTCAACCGCTCCCGCGATTTCCCAGGCGCAGACTCCCACCCTGGAGGTGGGCCGAATCGCATGGCGGCTGTTCTTCCTCCAACAGCTCAACCTGTTCACGTCCCTGCCGTGCGCCATCTACATCGTGCTGCTCATCGCCCAGATTCCCCCCGAGCAGGCGGCGGTGGCGATGATGCCCATCCCGGTGTTCGCGCTGTTGTGCGGCATCGCGGCGCCGCTGGGCCTGGTGTGGTGGCTGACCCATCGCGCCTTCGCCGTGAATCCCGGTGACGCGCCCGGGGCCCGGCTCGTGCGACTGCTCAAGCTGCCGCAGCTGCTCGAGGTCAGCATCCTCTCCGTCTATATCCTGGGCAACTCGGCCTACCTGTTGTGGCTCGCGCTGCGCCTGGACAAGCCGCTCTACATCGTGCCCTGGGGCTCGGGTGTCATCCTGGTGATGATGATGCTGGTGATGATCTGGACGCGCGTGTTCATCCAGCGCCAGCTCATGCCCCACGCCGTCGAGGAGTTCTTCCGCGCGCCCCAGGCCCGGCTGCCGGACTCGCACGGCGTCTTCTGGCCCCGGCAGAGCTGGTACCTGCCGTACTGCTTCGCCCTGTTCGTCACGTGCACCGTGTTCTCCCTGGGCTCCATCGTCGTGCGCATGGGCATGGACCTGTACGCGGAGCTGGTGCGGGCGCTGCCCGTGGCGCTGCTCGCGTCGGTGAACGAGGCCATCTCCAACTTCCTGAGCGAGGCGTCGCTCCCGCTGTTCCTCGTGAGCCTCTACATGCTCGTCACCAGCGCGTGCGCGGCGTGGCTGCTCACGCGCCAGCAGGAGCAGGGCACGCTCGCCGTGCGCGACTCCATCGAGGGCTTCGCCAACGGGGCGCCCCGCATGCCGGCGTGGGTGACGACGGACGAGACGGGAGACCTGTCGCGCGCCACCGCGCGGGCCTACCACAAGCTGCGCGACTTCTCGCTGTCCCTGGACCGCACCGCGAGCCGGCTGGGCAGCAGCGCCTCCCAGTTGCACCACGCCAACAGCCAGCAGAACGAGGCCATCACCCGACAGGCGGCCGCGCTGCAGCAGGCCCAGGAGACGGCCAAGGAAATCCAGGAGACGTCGCGGATGACGTCCCAGAAGGCGGAGGCCATCCTCCAGCAGACGGCGCGCTTCCAGGAGCTGGGCGAGCGCGGCGAGGCCACCATCCATCAGAGCATCGAGGGCCTGCAGGCCATCCACACGCAGGTGGGCTCCATGGCGGACAACATCCGCGAGTTGAACGTGCGCGCCCGGGAGATCGATTCCATCGCCCGGGTGGTGAAGGACCTGACCACGCGCTCCAACATGCTCGCGCTCAACGCGGCCATCGAGTCGGTGCGCTCGGGTGAGCACGGCAAGGGCTTTGGCGTGGTGGCGCGGGAGATCCGCCTGATGGCGGACCAGTCCAGCAAGGCGGCCGGCGAGGTGCGCGACATGCTCACGGGCCTCACCGAGGCCATCCGTCGCACGGTGGAGCTCACGGAGAAGGGCGCCGAGACGGTCAGCACCAGCGTGGAGCAGGTGAAGGCCACGGGCGACAGCCTGCGCTCGCTCACCACGCTCGTGCACGACAGCGTCAACTCGGTGCGGCAGATCAGCGCCACGGTGGGCCAGCAGGACACGGGCGTGACGCAAATCTTCGAAG
- a CDS encoding Eco57I restriction-modification methylase domain-containing protein — MNFIENETRDKLRGGYYTDPAIAAYLVRWVLEVRPRAVLEPSCGDGAFFRALKQTPEPTGLERLVACELDGEEAAKACQEAQALPGVRAEVHHADFLDWALGRMHEPPEFDAVVGNPPFIRYQYLSDTAQGLAARVITHFGLRFTRHTNAWVPFVIAALSRLKPGGRLAMVVPAELLHVLHADSARRYLLRTCSRILVLDPEELWFENTQQGVVLLMAEKRRADAPEGTLGAVAITRIRGRECLASTPARHVEGAEYVPGEELPGKWMLALLTARERAILGGLRGHEAVRPFSRIARVAVGIVTGANKFFLVPDSVVEEYGLGAYAWPMFGRSAHVEGIIYDARAHAENKRQGLPTNFLWFKDAPRDALPERVRAYIERGEAMRLHERFKCRIREPWYTVPSVFTAPVGMLKRCHDYPRLIHNAHGAYTTDTAYRIFPREPSAPRLVHAFVNSLTALCAELEGRHYGGGVLELVPSEINRLLVPLPPEGGEDLGDLDALCRANLPAEEVLAQRDSVLLGGIGLSPGEWGELQRAWGRLRHRRQRTGGGDEAEPGEE, encoded by the coding sequence GTGAACTTCATCGAGAACGAGACGCGCGACAAACTCCGGGGCGGCTACTACACCGACCCCGCCATCGCCGCGTATCTCGTCCGATGGGTCCTGGAGGTGAGGCCCCGCGCGGTGCTGGAGCCCAGCTGCGGAGACGGCGCGTTCTTCCGAGCCTTGAAGCAGACCCCGGAGCCCACCGGACTCGAACGGCTCGTGGCCTGTGAGCTCGACGGAGAGGAGGCCGCCAAGGCATGCCAGGAGGCCCAGGCGCTGCCCGGAGTCCGGGCCGAGGTCCACCATGCGGACTTCCTCGACTGGGCGCTCGGACGGATGCACGAGCCACCCGAGTTCGACGCCGTGGTGGGCAATCCCCCCTTCATCCGCTACCAGTACCTGAGTGACACGGCGCAGGGGCTCGCCGCGCGGGTCATCACCCACTTCGGGCTGCGCTTCACCCGGCACACCAACGCCTGGGTGCCGTTCGTCATCGCCGCGCTCTCACGGCTCAAGCCCGGTGGCCGTCTGGCCATGGTCGTCCCAGCGGAGCTCCTGCACGTGCTCCACGCCGACTCCGCGCGCCGCTACCTCTTGCGCACCTGCTCGCGCATCCTCGTGTTGGACCCCGAGGAACTCTGGTTCGAGAACACGCAACAGGGCGTGGTGCTACTGATGGCGGAGAAGCGGCGGGCGGACGCCCCCGAGGGCACACTCGGCGCGGTGGCCATCACCCGCATCCGGGGCCGGGAGTGCCTGGCGAGCACCCCCGCCAGACATGTCGAGGGCGCCGAATACGTCCCCGGCGAGGAGCTGCCGGGCAAGTGGATGCTCGCGCTGCTCACGGCGAGGGAGCGCGCCATCCTCGGGGGGTTGCGAGGACACGAGGCCGTGCGGCCCTTCTCGCGCATCGCCAGGGTGGCGGTGGGCATCGTCACGGGGGCCAACAAGTTCTTCCTGGTGCCGGACTCGGTGGTGGAGGAGTACGGACTCGGCGCCTACGCCTGGCCCATGTTCGGGCGCAGCGCGCACGTCGAGGGCATCATCTATGACGCGCGCGCCCACGCGGAGAACAAGCGCCAGGGCCTGCCCACCAACTTCCTGTGGTTCAAGGACGCGCCCCGCGACGCCCTGCCCGAGCGCGTGCGCGCGTACATCGAGCGGGGCGAGGCGATGCGGCTTCACGAGCGCTTCAAGTGCCGCATCCGCGAGCCCTGGTACACCGTCCCCTCGGTCTTCACCGCGCCGGTGGGGATGCTCAAGCGCTGCCACGACTACCCGCGGTTGATCCACAACGCGCACGGCGCCTACACGACGGACACCGCGTACCGCATCTTCCCCCGGGAGCCCTCCGCGCCGCGGCTCGTGCACGCCTTCGTCAACTCCCTCACGGCCCTGTGCGCGGAGCTCGAGGGGCGGCATTACGGCGGGGGAGTGCTCGAGCTGGTGCCCTCGGAGATCAACCGGCTCCTGGTGCCCCTGCCGCCCGAGGGGGGCGAGGACCTGGGAGACCTCGATGCCCTCTGCCGGGCGAACCTGCCCGCGGAGGAAGTGCTCGCCCAGCGGGACTCCGTGTTGCTCGGAGGCATCGGCTTGTCGCCTGGAGAATGGGGAGAGCTCCAACGCGCGTGGGGACGGCTGCGCCACCGGCGCCAGCGCACGGGCGGTGGGGACGAGGCCGAACCCGGCGAGGAGTGA
- the bioA gene encoding adenosylmethionine--8-amino-7-oxononanoate transaminase, translating to MERSDVVARDKRYVWHPYTAMDEYIARTDPLVVVDAEGPYLRDADGTRYLDANGSWWVSTLGHRHPRLVRALVEQAGRFPHASLAGVTHEPAALLAEELAALAPGAGRADVPEAARLSRVFYSDNGSTAVEVAIKMAAQYWAQNGRPQRTRFITLSGAFHGETIGATSVGGVEVFRDVFGPLLFDVVHVPSPAEPSGWERAFAQVESALREHPDEIAAVIVEPLIQGAAGMQMYAPAFLRAVREATRAVDTFLIADEVFTGLGRTGARFACDLADVVPDLLCLAKALSGGILPFGATLATERIFTGFGGGPERALYYGHSYCGNPLGSAVAREVLAVYRDEDVLGQVARKAPRVRAAFERMAETIPGVTRPRALGMVGAVDLGGGGYLARAGWRVYEAARRRGLYLRPLGDTVYVAPALNIPDAALEELLGGVEESLREVARGSS from the coding sequence ATGGAGCGTTCGGACGTCGTCGCGCGGGACAAGCGGTACGTGTGGCACCCCTACACCGCGATGGATGAGTACATCGCCAGGACGGATCCGCTCGTGGTGGTGGATGCCGAGGGCCCCTATCTCCGGGACGCGGATGGCACGCGCTACCTGGACGCCAATGGCTCGTGGTGGGTGTCCACCCTGGGGCACCGTCACCCGCGCCTCGTCCGGGCGCTCGTCGAGCAGGCCGGGCGCTTTCCCCATGCCTCGCTCGCGGGCGTGACGCATGAGCCGGCGGCCCTGCTGGCCGAGGAACTGGCCGCCCTGGCGCCCGGTGCCGGACGCGCGGATGTGCCCGAGGCGGCGCGGCTCTCGCGCGTCTTCTATTCGGACAACGGAAGCACGGCGGTGGAGGTCGCCATCAAGATGGCGGCGCAGTACTGGGCGCAGAACGGACGTCCCCAGCGCACGCGCTTCATCACGCTCTCGGGCGCCTTCCATGGAGAGACGATCGGCGCCACCAGCGTGGGCGGCGTGGAGGTGTTCCGCGATGTCTTCGGCCCGCTGCTCTTCGACGTGGTGCACGTGCCGTCTCCGGCGGAGCCCTCGGGTTGGGAGCGCGCCTTCGCCCAGGTGGAATCGGCCCTGCGCGAGCACCCGGATGAGATCGCGGCCGTCATCGTGGAGCCGTTGATTCAGGGAGCGGCGGGCATGCAGATGTACGCCCCCGCCTTCCTCCGGGCGGTGCGCGAGGCCACGCGGGCGGTGGACACCTTCCTCATCGCCGACGAGGTCTTCACGGGCCTGGGCCGCACGGGGGCGCGCTTCGCGTGCGACCTGGCGGACGTGGTGCCGGACCTGCTGTGTCTGGCCAAGGCGCTGTCGGGGGGAATCCTGCCCTTCGGGGCGACGCTCGCCACCGAGCGGATCTTCACGGGCTTCGGCGGTGGGCCCGAGCGGGCGCTGTATTACGGGCACTCGTACTGCGGCAACCCACTGGGCTCGGCGGTGGCGCGCGAGGTGCTGGCGGTGTACCGGGATGAGGACGTGCTCGGGCAGGTGGCGCGCAAGGCGCCCCGGGTGAGGGCGGCCTTCGAGCGCATGGCGGAGACGATTCCCGGCGTGACGCGCCCGAGGGCGCTCGGGATGGTGGGCGCGGTGGACCTGGGGGGAGGGGGCTACCTCGCACGAGCGGGCTGGCGCGTGTACGAGGCGGCGCGCCGGCGCGGGCTGTACCTGCGGCCCCTGGGCGACACGGTGTACGTGGCCCCCGCGCTCAACATCCCCGACGCCGCGCTGGAGGAATTGCTTGGCGGCGTGGAGGAGAGCCTGCGCGAGGTGGCACGCGGGTCGTCCTGA
- a CDS encoding serine/threonine protein kinase, translating into MSEAIHPNQLRPGDHIREYRLVRRLGTGGFAIVFLAEYRGQSYAVKVALQPASDDDGDHLDGWMRREAVSLEHLSHPNLLPVHELGRWPQPRTGYSFYVTDHVPGTTFGDWSQTGSITPFQWVGVLCEVLRPLEAMHERGMCHRDLKSENILVREGDDWPFLIDFGAVHLPCARPLTEGLAPGTIYCQPPETVRFLVGKAVLEKGARFEARPSADIYAVGVILYEALTGHHPFDPKLPLAQLLSAILTVPPADPRRLNPEAPASLCDLTLRLLSKEPSQRPPSVRVVREELERLRQTEGKTPTWRAPLILAAEKAEPMEDSRALVSTHTGVAQMPREESAPTGATPRTRHRRRGILTWALGMGLLGLIGWGLLHRVETTAPTLPMRLEQGAHSVQSRPTHEPFSSHDLLTETPTSGCSRIQILVGLTVAQLVGCATAPTVRPDLVSYLQRCPAEARATPEKLGFHTTGPTPYLYGSYIRGGTSASSEIPIDQGGPLNLKAGPVSATVHPHNDRRTYLIEGMAVTTKMRVYIQFDRIQASDGTWLPICGTAVSTAENVYGIPTREAVVFPASPVDPAKVDHSPGSVVLNDPQFMTFIEPPEGARRAKIEVADPDAKVDLEF; encoded by the coding sequence ATGAGCGAGGCGATCCACCCCAATCAGCTTCGCCCGGGAGATCACATCCGGGAGTACCGCCTCGTGCGTCGTCTGGGAACGGGTGGCTTCGCCATCGTCTTCCTGGCGGAGTACAGGGGCCAGAGCTACGCCGTGAAGGTGGCACTTCAACCCGCCTCGGATGATGACGGGGACCATCTGGACGGATGGATGCGCCGGGAGGCGGTCTCGCTGGAACACCTCTCTCATCCCAACCTGTTGCCCGTTCACGAGTTGGGACGATGGCCACAGCCGAGGACAGGCTACTCCTTCTACGTCACCGACCATGTCCCAGGCACGACCTTCGGCGACTGGAGCCAGACAGGTTCCATCACCCCCTTCCAGTGGGTGGGGGTGCTGTGTGAGGTCCTGCGTCCACTGGAAGCCATGCATGAGCGAGGGATGTGCCACCGTGATCTCAAGTCCGAGAACATCCTGGTACGCGAAGGAGACGACTGGCCGTTCCTCATCGACTTCGGCGCCGTCCATCTACCGTGTGCGCGTCCACTGACGGAGGGCCTCGCCCCGGGCACGATCTACTGCCAACCCCCAGAGACCGTCCGCTTCCTGGTGGGCAAGGCGGTTCTCGAGAAGGGAGCCCGCTTCGAGGCCCGGCCGTCCGCGGACATCTATGCCGTGGGCGTCATTCTTTATGAGGCGCTGACGGGTCACCATCCCTTCGATCCGAAGCTCCCCCTGGCACAACTGCTGTCGGCCATCCTCACCGTGCCACCGGCCGACCCACGGCGGCTCAATCCCGAGGCGCCCGCGTCCCTGTGTGACCTGACCCTGCGCCTGTTGTCGAAGGAGCCCTCCCAGCGTCCGCCGAGCGTCCGCGTCGTACGCGAGGAACTGGAGCGTCTGCGGCAGACGGAGGGAAAGACGCCCACGTGGAGGGCGCCCCTCATCCTCGCCGCCGAGAAGGCCGAACCCATGGAGGACTCGCGGGCTCTGGTGTCGACACACACGGGCGTGGCTCAAATGCCGCGCGAGGAGTCCGCACCCACCGGAGCGACACCGCGAACGAGACACAGGCGGAGGGGAATTCTGACGTGGGCGCTCGGGATGGGATTGCTCGGGTTGATAGGGTGGGGACTTCTCCACCGCGTGGAGACCACCGCGCCGACCCTACCCATGCGCCTCGAACAAGGAGCACACTCCGTGCAGTCTCGCCCAACCCACGAGCCATTCTCCTCCCATGACCTCCTGACCGAGACGCCCACGAGCGGATGCTCGCGCATCCAGATCCTGGTGGGACTGACCGTGGCGCAGTTGGTGGGTTGTGCCACCGCGCCCACCGTGCGTCCGGATCTGGTCAGCTACCTCCAACGGTGCCCCGCCGAGGCGCGCGCCACTCCAGAGAAGCTGGGCTTCCACACCACGGGTCCCACGCCCTATCTGTACGGCAGCTATATCCGCGGGGGAACCTCCGCATCATCGGAGATACCTATCGACCAAGGAGGTCCCCTCAATCTCAAAGCCGGTCCCGTCTCGGCCACCGTGCACCCCCACAATGACCGCCGCACCTATCTGATCGAAGGCATGGCGGTGACCACGAAGATGCGAGTCTATATCCAATTCGACCGCATCCAGGCATCCGATGGCACGTGGCTGCCCATCTGCGGCACGGCGGTCAGCACGGCGGAGAATGTGTACGGCATTCCGACGCGCGAGGCGGTGGTGTTTCCGGCTTCGCCCGTGGACCCGGCGAAGGTGGACCACAGTCCCGGCAGCGTCGTGCTCAACGACCCCCAGTTCATGACCTTTATCGAGCCCCCCGAGGGGGCACGCCGGGCGAAGATCGAGGTGGCGGACCCCGACGCGAAGGTGGATCTTGAGTTCTAA
- a CDS encoding DUF2381 family protein gives MRSVLCSALFLPLILASGPAAAQERPTGRVSRSRTLHVPMTADGTPPELHVAGGTATVISVDVPMGPEGPRIQDERGRFRLVPLEGSSFIILPNTDVLAGERPLLILPLQSGAPLQLALNSREDEVDAEVRLIPHQTPPPIEKAEGDMARLLNSSTEGAVELPLPKKRLVVIGRTRLWLKSVLRIEQRIFISLAVWDLPPSLPLEQQLLPCAVMKEGKVVTLPMFQVVALPSESPVQHRTLVTSLPDGAEQLTLRVSGDRTPDERISFPLRRAKPTP, from the coding sequence GTGCGCTCCGTCCTCTGTTCTGCCCTCTTCTTGCCGCTCATCCTCGCGTCTGGCCCGGCCGCGGCCCAGGAGCGGCCCACCGGGCGCGTGTCTCGCAGCCGCACCCTTCATGTCCCCATGACCGCGGATGGGACGCCGCCCGAGTTGCATGTCGCGGGAGGCACCGCCACGGTCATCTCGGTGGATGTCCCGATGGGCCCCGAGGGCCCGCGCATCCAGGACGAGCGGGGACGCTTCCGGCTCGTTCCGCTGGAGGGCTCCTCCTTCATCATCCTGCCCAACACCGATGTGCTCGCGGGAGAGCGCCCGCTCCTCATCCTCCCGCTTCAATCGGGTGCGCCCCTCCAGCTCGCGCTCAACTCGCGAGAGGACGAGGTGGACGCGGAGGTGCGGCTCATCCCCCACCAGACTCCTCCTCCTATCGAAAAAGCGGAGGGAGACATGGCCCGTCTCCTCAATTCATCGACCGAGGGCGCGGTCGAACTCCCCCTGCCGAAGAAACGACTCGTGGTGATTGGACGTACCCGCCTGTGGCTCAAATCCGTCCTTCGGATCGAGCAGCGCATCTTCATCTCGCTGGCGGTCTGGGACCTCCCACCGTCCCTTCCACTGGAGCAGCAGCTTCTCCCGTGCGCCGTGATGAAGGAGGGAAAGGTCGTGACGTTGCCCATGTTCCAGGTCGTCGCCTTGCCGTCTGAATCACCTGTCCAACACCGCACCCTGGTGACCTCGCTCCCGGATGGAGCCGAGCAATTGACCCTGCGGGTGAGTGGCGATCGCACTCCGGATGAACGCATCTCGTTCCCACTGCGCCGCGCGAAGCCGACACCATGA
- a CDS encoding alkene reductase, whose amino-acid sequence MAPHPHAALFTPYKLGDLELKNRFVMAPMTRSRALVDGNVPNPLAITYYVQRASAGLLITEATQVSPQGVGYIRTPGMHSPEQVEGWKKVTAAVHEAGGRIYAQLWHVGRVSHPDFHGGELPVAPSAVPVDMEVFTHKGKTRTVTPRALETRELPGIVEQFRRAAENALAAGFDGVELHGSNGYLLDQFLRDGTNQRKDEYGGSIENRARLPLEVARAVAGVWGAKRVGYRLSPQPFPYAGMSDSTPVETFTYMARELNTLGLGYIHVTEAVSGKTIPTAEQRITPKLREVFRGTVIVNGGYDAAAGEAALTRGDADLVAYGVPFLANPDLPERFRNQSPLNAPDFNTFYAGEEKGYTDYPALR is encoded by the coding sequence ATGGCGCCCCATCCGCACGCAGCGTTGTTCACGCCGTATAAGCTGGGAGATCTGGAACTCAAGAACCGCTTCGTGATGGCGCCGATGACGCGCAGCCGGGCGCTGGTGGACGGCAACGTCCCCAACCCCCTGGCCATCACCTATTACGTGCAGCGCGCCTCCGCGGGCCTGCTCATCACCGAGGCCACCCAGGTGAGCCCCCAGGGCGTGGGGTACATCCGCACGCCGGGCATGCACTCGCCCGAGCAGGTGGAGGGTTGGAAGAAGGTGACGGCGGCGGTGCACGAGGCGGGAGGGCGCATCTACGCCCAGCTGTGGCACGTGGGGCGCGTCTCGCATCCGGACTTCCATGGCGGCGAGCTGCCCGTGGCGCCCTCCGCGGTCCCCGTGGACATGGAGGTCTTCACCCACAAGGGCAAGACGCGCACGGTGACGCCGCGCGCCCTTGAGACGCGGGAGCTTCCGGGAATCGTCGAGCAGTTCCGGCGCGCGGCCGAGAACGCCCTGGCGGCGGGCTTCGATGGCGTCGAGCTGCACGGCAGCAACGGCTACCTGCTCGATCAGTTCCTGCGCGACGGAACCAACCAACGTAAGGACGAGTACGGGGGCAGCATCGAGAACCGGGCGCGCCTCCCGCTGGAGGTGGCGCGGGCGGTGGCCGGGGTGTGGGGGGCGAAGCGGGTGGGCTACCGGCTCTCGCCGCAGCCCTTCCCCTACGCGGGCATGTCGGACTCCACGCCGGTCGAGACGTTCACGTACATGGCGCGCGAGCTGAACACGCTGGGGCTGGGCTACATCCACGTGACCGAGGCCGTGTCGGGCAAGACGATTCCGACGGCCGAGCAGCGCATCACCCCGAAGCTGCGCGAGGTGTTCCGGGGCACCGTCATCGTCAACGGCGGCTACGACGCGGCGGCCGGAGAGGCGGCGCTCACCCGGGGCGATGCAGACCTGGTGGCCTACGGCGTGCCGTTCCTCGCCAACCCGGACCTGCCGGAGCGCTTCCGCAACCAGTCCCCGCTCAACGCGCCGGACTTCAACACCTTCTACGCTGGCGAGGAGAAGGGCTACACGGACTACCCGGCGCTGCGCTGA
- a CDS encoding TetR/AcrR family transcriptional regulator codes for MADTVKGGGRSERVAPRERILLAAADLFYRHGIRAVGVEAVAEAAGTNKMTLYRHFASKDELVAEYLRRAAATSNESWARYERMHPGEPFEQLREWLREMSEHATCADQRGCALANAAVELAEREHPARPVIEAYKVAQHERLVGLGRAAGLVEPELLADELHLLLEGARVTAQSVGREGLCARLVRIGEAMLERHRQGLPLR; via the coding sequence ATGGCGGACACGGTGAAGGGCGGGGGGCGGAGCGAGCGCGTGGCACCGCGTGAGCGCATCCTCCTGGCGGCGGCGGACCTGTTCTACCGGCATGGGATTCGCGCGGTGGGAGTGGAAGCAGTGGCGGAGGCGGCGGGCACCAACAAGATGACGCTGTACCGGCACTTCGCCTCGAAGGACGAGCTGGTGGCCGAGTACCTGCGCCGGGCCGCGGCCACGTCGAACGAGAGCTGGGCGCGCTATGAGCGGATGCACCCGGGTGAGCCGTTCGAGCAGCTGCGCGAGTGGCTGCGGGAGATGTCGGAGCACGCGACGTGCGCGGACCAGCGCGGGTGCGCCCTGGCCAATGCCGCGGTGGAGCTGGCGGAGCGGGAGCATCCGGCCCGTCCGGTCATCGAGGCGTACAAGGTCGCGCAGCACGAGCGGCTCGTGGGGCTGGGCCGGGCCGCGGGGCTCGTGGAGCCGGAGCTGCTCGCGGACGAGCTGCACCTGCTGCTCGAGGGCGCCCGGGTCACCGCCCAGAGCGTGGGAAGGGAGGGCCTGTGCGCGCGGTTGGTGCGCATTGGCGAGGCGATGCTCGAGCGGCACCGTCAGGGCCTGCCGCTGCGCTAG
- a CDS encoding GlsB/YeaQ/YmgE family stress response membrane protein, with the protein MFSLCGWIVFGFFAGLIARALMPGRQAMGIIATTLLGIAGSFMGGFLASVIGGGSWRVFHASSFIGSVLGAIVLLFLGRVLSKA; encoded by the coding sequence ATGTTCAGCCTGTGTGGGTGGATTGTCTTCGGTTTCTTCGCGGGACTCATCGCCCGCGCGCTCATGCCGGGCCGTCAGGCCATGGGCATCATCGCCACCACCCTGCTGGGCATCGCGGGCTCCTTCATGGGGGGCTTCCTCGCGTCGGTCATCGGCGGGGGCTCCTGGCGCGTCTTCCACGCGAGCAGCTTCATCGGCTCGGTGCTCGGCGCCATCGTGCTGCTCTTCCTGGGCAGGGTGCTCTCCAAGGCCTAG
- a CDS encoding alpha/beta hydrolase-fold protein, giving the protein MGAVTLALVGWLLAGTPEAGSTPQGAPGSFVAKSLTVRGTTYLYSVYLPAMYRPGQRWPVILALHGANSRGTEGVLPRNQRLAEAVRQYPERYPALLVLPQCPPGRDWSGDVADFALQALERTLAEYEGDASRVYLAGEPIGAHGTVRFAARVPERFAAVLAVSEHSADRSVAERLKGVPLWMWHGEADKEVSVSESLAFLRLIKAVGNTTVRYTELSGLGHDIFDTVYLDEAVSTWLFAQRRAH; this is encoded by the coding sequence ATGGGCGCGGTGACACTGGCGCTGGTGGGGTGGTTGTTGGCGGGCACTCCGGAGGCGGGTTCCACGCCCCAGGGCGCGCCCGGCTCGTTCGTGGCGAAGTCCCTCACCGTGCGGGGCACGACGTACCTCTATTCGGTGTACCTGCCGGCCATGTACCGCCCGGGACAACGCTGGCCCGTCATCCTCGCGTTGCATGGGGCGAACTCGCGCGGCACCGAGGGCGTGCTGCCGCGCAACCAGCGTCTGGCGGAGGCGGTCCGCCAGTACCCGGAGCGCTATCCCGCCCTGCTCGTGCTGCCCCAGTGTCCGCCGGGGCGGGACTGGAGTGGGGACGTGGCCGATTTCGCCCTCCAGGCGCTGGAGCGCACCCTGGCCGAGTACGAGGGAGATGCCTCGCGGGTGTACCTGGCCGGGGAGCCCATTGGCGCTCACGGCACGGTGCGCTTCGCGGCGCGGGTGCCCGAGCGCTTCGCGGCCGTGCTCGCGGTGTCCGAGCATTCGGCGGACCGGAGCGTGGCGGAGCGGCTCAAGGGGGTGCCCCTGTGGATGTGGCATGGCGAGGCGGACAAGGAGGTGTCCGTGAGCGAGAGCCTCGCCTTCCTCCGGCTCATCAAGGCCGTGGGCAACACCACGGTGCGCTACACGGAGCTGTCCGGGCTCGGGCACGACATCTTCGACACGGTGTACCTCGACGAGGCGGTGAGCACCTGGCTCTTCGCCCAGCGGCGCGCCCACTAG
- a CDS encoding GNAT family N-acetyltransferase, with the protein MRPESSQVLLTTPRLYVTQLPPDAAARVLTYHTANRDHLGPVSPTRPDNFFTVTWWRSRLAQDAEDWRRGLALRLFLLPRESPPSFGPVIGSVSLSDIRRGALQCGELGFGLDARHQGLGLMSEAVHALCDYAFGPLGLHRLQANHLPDNHRSAAVLHRVGFSVEGLARQSVLIDGRWRDHVLTARLAPGALER; encoded by the coding sequence ATGCGTCCGGAATCCTCCCAGGTCCTCCTCACCACCCCACGGCTGTACGTGACCCAGCTACCTCCGGACGCCGCCGCGCGTGTGCTCACCTACCACACCGCCAACCGCGATCACCTGGGCCCCGTGTCGCCCACGCGCCCCGACAACTTCTTCACCGTCACCTGGTGGCGCTCGCGCCTGGCCCAGGACGCCGAGGACTGGCGGCGCGGCCTGGCCCTGCGCCTCTTCCTCCTGCCGCGCGAGTCGCCGCCCTCCTTCGGCCCCGTGATTGGCAGTGTGTCCCTCTCCGACATCCGCCGGGGGGCCTTGCAGTGCGGGGAGCTGGGCTTCGGGCTGGACGCGCGCCACCAGGGCCTGGGGTTGATGAGCGAGGCCGTGCACGCCCTGTGCGACTACGCCTTCGGGCCCCTGGGGCTGCACCGCCTCCAGGCCAACCACCTGCCGGACAACCACCGCAGCGCCGCGGTGCTGCACCGGGTGGGCTTCAGCGTCGAGGGACTCGCGCGCCAGTCGGTGCTCATCGACGGCCGCTGGAGAGACCATGTCCTCACCGCGCGGCTAGCCCCCGGGGCGCTGGAGCGCTGA